Proteins encoded together in one Staphylococcus aureus window:
- the secE gene encoding preprotein translocase subunit SecE: protein MAKKESFFKGVKSEMEKTSWPTKEELFKYTVIVVSTVIFFLVFFYALDLGITALKNLLFG, encoded by the coding sequence ATGGCTAAAAAAGAAAGTTTCTTTAAAGGCGTTAAGTCTGAAATGGAAAAAACAAGTTGGCCGACGAAAGAAGAGCTATTTAAATATACTGTAATTGTAGTTTCTACTGTTATATTCTTCTTAGTCTTTTTCTATGCCTTAGATTTAGGAATTACAGCATTGAAAAATTTATTATTTGGTTAG
- a CDS encoding sigma-70 family RNA polymerase sigma factor, translated as MKYDLTTQDSTIKRNNAINDKDFEKLVMDLQPLIIRRIKTFGFNHYDLEDLYQEILIRMYRSVQTFDFSGEQPFTNYVQCLITSVKYDYLRKYLATNKRMDNLINEYRVTYPCVIKRFDVENNYLNKLAIKELICQFKYLSAFEKDVMYLMCEQYKPREIAQLMHVKEKVIYNAIQRCKNKIKRYFKMI; from the coding sequence TTGAAATACGATTTGACAACTCAAGACAGTACAATCAAACGTAACAATGCAATAAATGATAAAGACTTCGAAAAGTTAGTAATGGATCTACAACCATTAATTATTCGACGCATCAAAACATTTGGATTTAATCATTATGATTTAGAAGACTTATATCAAGAAATACTTATACGGATGTATAGGTCGGTCCAAACATTTGATTTTAGTGGAGAGCAGCCTTTCACAAATTATGTTCAATGTTTAATTACGTCTGTAAAGTATGATTATTTGAGAAAATATTTAGCTACAAATAAAAGAATGGATAATTTGATTAATGAATATAGAGTTACGTATCCATGTGTAATAAAGCGTTTTGATGTTGAAAACAATTATTTGAATAAATTAGCAATTAAAGAGTTGATTTGTCAGTTTAAGTATTTGAGTGCATTTGAAAAAGATGTCATGTATTTAATGTGTGAACAATATAAGCCGAGAGAAATTGCTCAATTGATGCATGTAAAAGAGAAAGTGATTTATAATGCCATACAACGATGTAAAAATAAAATAAAACGTTATTTCAAAATGATTTGA
- the rplA gene encoding 50S ribosomal protein L1 has protein sequence MAKKGKKYQEAASKVDRTQHYSVEEAIKLAKETSIANFDASVEVAFRLGIDTRKNDQQIRGAVVLPNGTGKSQSVLVFAKGDKIAEAEAAGADYVGEAEYVQKIQQGWFDFDVVVATPDMMGEVGKLGRVLGPKGLMPNPKTGTVTMDVKKAVEEIKAGKVEYRAEKAGIVHASIGKVSFTDEQLIENFNTLQDVLAKAKPSSAKGTYFKSVAVTTTMGPGVKIDTASFK, from the coding sequence ATGGCTAAAAAAGGTAAAAAGTATCAAGAAGCAGCTAGTAAAGTTGACCGTACTCAGCACTACAGTGTTGAAGAAGCAATTAAATTAGCTAAAGAAACAAGCATTGCTAACTTTGACGCTTCTGTTGAAGTTGCATTCCGTTTAGGAATTGATACACGTAAAAATGACCAACAAATCCGTGGTGCAGTTGTATTACCAAACGGAACTGGTAAATCACAAAGTGTATTAGTATTCGCTAAAGGTGACAAAATTGCTGAAGCTGAAGCAGCAGGTGCTGACTATGTAGGTGAAGCAGAATACGTTCAAAAAATCCAACAAGGTTGGTTCGACTTCGATGTAGTAGTTGCTACACCAGACATGATGGGTGAAGTTGGTAAATTAGGTCGTGTATTAGGACCAAAAGGTTTAATGCCAAACCCTAAAACTGGAACTGTAACAATGGATGTTAAAAAAGCTGTTGAAGAAATCAAAGCTGGTAAAGTAGAATATCGTGCTGAAAAAGCTGGTATCGTACATGCATCAATTGGTAAAGTTTCATTTACTGATGAACAATTAATTGAAAACTTCAATACTTTACAAGATGTATTAGCTAAAGCTAAACCATCATCTGCTAAAGGTACATACTTCAAATCTGTTGCTGTAACTACAACAATGGGTCCTGGAGTTAAAATTGATACTGCAAGTTTCAAATAA
- the rplK gene encoding 50S ribosomal protein L11 encodes MAKKVDKVVKLQIPAGKANPAPPVGPALGQAGVNIMGFCKEFNARTQDQAGLIIPVEISVYEDRSFTFITKTPPAPVLLKKAAGIEKGSGEPNKTKVATVTKDQVREIANSKMQDLNAADEEAAMRIIEGTARSMGIVVE; translated from the coding sequence GTGGCTAAAAAAGTAGATAAAGTTGTTAAATTACAAATTCCTGCAGGTAAAGCGAATCCAGCACCACCAGTTGGTCCAGCATTAGGTCAAGCAGGTGTGAACATCATGGGATTCTGTAAAGAGTTCAATGCACGTACTCAAGATCAAGCAGGTTTAATTATTCCGGTAGAAATCAGTGTTTATGAAGATCGTTCATTTACATTTATTACAAAAACTCCACCGGCTCCAGTATTACTTAAAAAAGCAGCTGGTATTGAAAAAGGTTCAGGCGAACCAAACAAAACTAAAGTTGCTACAGTAACTAAAGATCAAGTACGCGAAATTGCTAACAGCAAAATGCAAGACTTAAACGCTGCTGACGAAGAAGCAGCTATGCGTATTATCGAAGGTACTGCACGTAGTATGGGTATCGTTGTAGAATAA
- the nusG gene encoding transcription termination/antitermination protein NusG — MSEEVGAKRWYAVHTYSGYENKVKKNLEKRVESMNMTEQIFRVVIPEEEETQVKDGKAKTTVKKTFPGYVLVELIMTDESWYVVRNTPGVTGFVGSAGAGSKPNPLLPEEVRFILKQMGLKEKTIDVELEVGEQVRIKSGPFANQVGEVQEIETDKFKLTVLVDMFGRETPVEVEFDQIEKL, encoded by the coding sequence ATGTCTGAAGAAGTTGGCGCAAAGCGTTGGTATGCAGTGCATACATATTCTGGATATGAAAATAAAGTTAAAAAGAATTTAGAAAAAAGAGTAGAATCTATGAATATGACTGAACAAATCTTTAGAGTAGTCATACCGGAAGAAGAAGAAACTCAAGTAAAAGATGGCAAAGCTAAAACGACTGTTAAAAAAACATTCCCTGGATATGTTTTAGTGGAATTAATCATGACAGATGAATCATGGTATGTGGTAAGAAATACACCAGGCGTTACTGGTTTTGTAGGTTCTGCAGGTGCAGGGTCTAAGCCAAATCCATTGTTACCAGAAGAAGTTCGCTTCATCTTAAAACAAATGGGTCTTAAAGAAAAGACTATCGATGTTGAACTCGAAGTTGGCGAGCAAGTTCGTATTAAATCAGGTCCATTTGCGAATCAAGTTGGTGAAGTTCAAGAAATTGAAACAGATAAGTTTAAGCTAACAGTATTAGTAGATATGTTTGGCCGAGAAACACCAGTAGAAGTTGAATTCGATCAAATAGAAAAGCTTTAA
- the rpmG gene encoding 50S ribosomal protein L33, whose translation MRKIPLNCEACGNRNYNVPKQEGSATRLTLKKYCPKCNAHTIHKESK comes from the coding sequence GTGAGAAAAATACCTTTAAATTGTGAAGCTTGTGGCAATAGAAATTATAATGTTCCTAAGCAAGAAGGCTCGGCAACAAGATTAACCTTAAAGAAATATTGTCCAAAATGTAACGCGCACACAATTCATAAAGAATCGAAATAA